The nucleotide window ACTGCTTCCCACGTGTCGGATTTATATGCTTTAAAACACATTTTTATTTGCTTTTCAGTATTTCTGATTTCTGACAATTCAGGTAACTCATCTAAACTGAAATATTTTCTTTCGGAAGTTTCTATATTTTTTACAAATTCTCCTTCATTTTCTTCATCTAAAGAGCAGAGAACAAAAATTTTACTTATTCCGTAAGGCACCTGACCCAGTCCGCATCCGAAATTATTTTTAAAGCCGTCCTGAACAGCAATGATTTTTTTGGCAGTTACTTTCACTCCTGCTTCTTCTTTTACTTCCTTTTCAGTATTTTCTTTTATGGATAAGTATACGTCAACCCAGCCTCCCGGTAATGCCCATTTTTTATCTCTTTCTTTTACCATAAGTATTTTATCGTTTTTAAATACTGCGGCACGGGTATCCATTTTCGGTGTCTGATAGCCGACTTCATTGCAAAACATCATATTTACCTTCTCCAAAGAAACATCTCCTTTTTTTGCAAGAATTTCTGCCGATATTTCTCTTATTCTTGTATACCTTTCCACATCAAATACATCTTTTGCATAATTCAATCCTGCCTGTGCCAAACTTTGTAATTCCATTGCCCATTTCAGCCATTGTTCTCTGTCTTCCATATTAAGCCTTTCAAATCAGATTTTATAATATCTCCTTAGCAAAACTTCCTTCTTTTTCAGTTCCTAAAAGTATTTCTTCTATTGTTGCCGCTATATCTGCAAAAGTTTTTCTTACCCCTATATTTACATTCTTTTTAACTTTTTTTCCTGTTACAAGTATAGGGATATACTCTCTTGTGTGATCTGTCCCTTTATAAGTAGGGTCATTTCCGTGATCGGCAGTAATTATAAGGATTTCGTCATCTCTCAAATTTTTCTCAATTTCAGGCAGCCAATTATCAAACTCGATTAAAGCATTTACATATCCCTGAACATTTCTTCTATGACCGTAAACCGCATCAAAATCTACCAGATTTGTAAATATAAGTCCTTTCGTATTTTCTTTTAATGCCGCAACAGTTTTTTTAATTCCGTCAAGGTTATCCTGATTGGCTTTTCTGTTATCTGTAATTCCTTTTCCGTTGAACAGATCACTTGTTTTTCCTATTCCTACTACATCAAGTCCTGCTTTTTCAAGTCTTTCAAGCATGGACTCTTTAGGTGGATCAATGGAAAAATCATGTCTGTTGGCAGTTCTTTTAAATTCTCCGACTTTTTTTCCTACATAAGGTCTTGCGATTACCCTTGCAACAGGAGAAATTCTGTTACATATTTCCAGAGCGATTTCACAACCTTTGTATAACTCTTCAAGAGGTATTACATCTTCATTTGCTGCAATCTGAAACACAGGGTCTGCAGATCCGTAAACTATCCAATCTCCTGTTTTTATTTGTTCCTCTCCGAATTTATCAATAATCACCGTTCCCGAAGCAGGTCTGTTCCACAATACTTTTCTTCCTGTTTTTTCTTCAAATTCTTTTATGACTTCGTCGGAAAATCCATTTGAATAGTTAGGGAACGGTCTTTCTAAAGGTACACCTGCAATTTCCCAGTGTCCTGTAGTCGAATCTTTTCCGATAGATACTTCTACCGCCTTACCGTAAGCTCCTTCTGCTTCTTTTACAGCAGGAGTTCCTTCAATTTTAGTTATATTTCCTAATCCCAATTTTCCCATATTAGGTAAACTCATTCCGCCTGCAGCTTTTGCCATATTTCCTAATGTGTTTGAGCCTACATCATCAAAATCCGCAGCATCAGGTAATTCTCCCGCTCCGACACTGTCCAGGACTATTAATGTTATTCTGTTTATATCTTTCATTTTTTCATTCCTTTCGTTTTATTATATTTTAATTTTTTATAGAATTATTATTAAAAATATAGTATAATAAGATTAGCCTTCGCTCTGTTACGAGCAGAAAGGAGGTAAATCATGACTGAACACATCGTCATCGGTATTCTCTCATTAATGTCATTTCAGAATTGATTGTGTATTTTATAATCAGATTCATTGAAAAACATCATGAGAGGTAAAGAAAAAACCCCTGTAGCAGCAGGGATTTTTAGGTAAACATTGACTGAATACATCATTTACAAACTTATTATACCACATCTACAAAAAAAGTCAATCTTTTTTCACCCTGTTTTAATTTTATTATTATATTTTCATCTATAATTTTTTCATATTTTCCGATATATTTGAAAATCTGTTTCTCTTACAATGTCCAAACTCTGGTTATTTATTCATTTTGATTTTGAAATTACAATGATTTTATTTTAAATTTCTATTTTTCTCCAACAATCATTCCTTTTTGAATATATTCTTTTATTTTCATACCGTAACCCCATTTTTCAGCGTAAGCATCGGTTACTTCATCTTTTAAGATGATTATATTTTTAAAGCCTGATTTCTCTATTATTTTATATAATTCTTCCTCCGGAATCGCTCCTCCTACTCATGTACAATGCATTTTTTCAGATTTTCTCCATTCTTTCGGCAAATCTTTTTTCAATATTATATCGGAAATATAGAATTTTCCTCCTGATTTTAAAATTCTGTACAATTCATCATATGTTTTCTGTTTATCCGGCTCAAGGTTAATAACGCAGTTGCTTATTGCTTTATCTATACTGTTTGAATCAAAAGGCATATTCGTAAGAGTTCCTCTTCTAAATTCTATATTTTTAAATTTTTTCATATCCCTAATTTTTTCAGCTTTTTTTATTATGTCCTCTAACCTGTCCATACCGTAGAGAACACCTGAATTAGGATATTTCATTCTTGTCAAAAAGATATCTTTTCCTGTTCCACAACCTAAATCTATAAGAGTTTCTCCGTCATTTAAAATTAGATTCTCAAGAGGATTCCCACAAGAAAGCCCTGTGTCCGCTTCTTCAGGGAGTTGCTTTAACATTTCCTGATTATAACCCAAAGATTCGGATATTTTTTCGGGAGAAATATGTGTTTTATATTCTTTGTCGAAAATTTTTTGATAAAATTCATCGACTTTTTCTCTTATTTTTTCATTATCATTTTTATTTTTCATAATTTATCCCTTCAGCAAATAACAAAGCAAATTTACGGCATTAACAATTAATATTTTCCTTCTTCTACTTCTAATCCTTTTATTATTTCGATTCCCGAGCTTGTTCCGAGTCTTGTTGCTCCCAACTCTATATATTTTTGAGCAGTTATCAAATCTTTTACTCCACCGCTTGCTTTCACTTGAGCTTTATCACCTACTATCGATTTCATTAATTTTACATCATCAAAAGTTGCTCCTCCTGTTCCGAATCCTGTGGAAGTTTTTACGAAATCGGCTTTAGCATTTAGAGAAAGTTCACATGCTTTTTTCTTTTCTTCGTCTGTCAAATAGCAAGTTTCTATTATCACTTTCAACACATTATTTCCGATTGCTTCTTTTATTTCTCTTATTTCCTGCTCTACATAAGCGTATTCTCCGTCTTTCAAAGCAGCCACATTTATAACCATATCTATTTCAGAAGCACCGTCTTCTATAGCTTTTTTAGCTTCAAAAACTTTCACATCTTTGGACATTGCTCCCAAAGGAAATCCTACAACTGCTGCCACTTTGACATCACTGTCTTTTACCTGTTCATAGGCATATTTTACATTAGCTCCGTTTACACATACAGAAAAAAATTTGTATTCTTTTGCTTCGTCACATAATTTTTTTATATCCTTTTTTTGAGCTGTCGCCTTTAAAATCGTGTGATCAATATATTTATTTATTTCCATTTTTATTTTCCTTTCTTCACATTCAATTATTATTGACTATTCTATAATCTCCAAAATAGCTTTCTGCTTGTCGACTTTATCGGATTGTATTACGTAAGCATCTAAAATCATACTTCTTGAATTATTGACATTTTTATCATCGTTATAATAAATTTCGGCTATTTTTTCACCTTTATTGACTTTATCTCCGACTTTTTTCAATATTTTTATACCTACCGCATGATCAATTATATCTTCCTTAGTTGCTCTTCCGGCACCTATAATCATTGCAGCTTTTCCTATTTCTTCGGCTTTTATTTTTGAAACATAACCGTCTTTTTCAGAAAATACTTCTGTCATTGACTTCGGTTGCGGAAGTAAATTATAATCATTTACAAGGTTGCCGTTTCCGCCGCTTTCACTTATAAATTCGGACAGTTTTTTAAGAGCCGAACCGTTATTTATGACTTCTTCTATTTTAGATTTTCCTTCGGACAATTCCTTAATTTCTCCTTTAGCTTTTAATGCAAGGGAAGCAATAGCATAAACAACTTCTTTCAGATCTTCAGGTCCGTTTCCCTTCAACGTTTCA belongs to Pseudoleptotrichia goodfellowii and includes:
- a CDS encoding NUDIX hydrolase N-terminal domain-containing protein — encoded protein: MEDREQWLKWAMELQSLAQAGLNYAKDVFDVERYTRIREISAEILAKKGDVSLEKVNMMFCNEVGYQTPKMDTRAAVFKNDKILMVKERDKKWALPGGWVDVYLSIKENTEKEVKEEAGVKVTAKKIIAVQDGFKNNFGCGLGQVPYGISKIFVLCSLDEENEGEFVKNIETSERKYFSLDELPELSEIRNTEKQIKMCFKAYKSDTWEAVFD
- a CDS encoding phosphopentomutase — translated: MKDINRITLIVLDSVGAGELPDAADFDDVGSNTLGNMAKAAGGMSLPNMGKLGLGNITKIEGTPAVKEAEGAYGKAVEVSIGKDSTTGHWEIAGVPLERPFPNYSNGFSDEVIKEFEEKTGRKVLWNRPASGTVIIDKFGEEQIKTGDWIVYGSADPVFQIAANEDVIPLEELYKGCEIALEICNRISPVARVIARPYVGKKVGEFKRTANRHDFSIDPPKESMLERLEKAGLDVVGIGKTSDLFNGKGITDNRKANQDNLDGIKKTVAALKENTKGLIFTNLVDFDAVYGHRRNVQGYVNALIEFDNWLPEIEKNLRDDEILIITADHGNDPTYKGTDHTREYIPILVTGKKVKKNVNIGVRKTFADIAATIEEILLGTEKEGSFAKEIL
- a CDS encoding methyltransferase domain-containing protein, giving the protein MKNKNDNEKIREKVDEFYQKIFDKEYKTHISPEKISESLGYNQEMLKQLPEEADTGLSCGNPLENLILNDGETLIDLGCGTGKDIFLTRMKYPNSGVLYGMDRLEDIIKKAEKIRDMKKFKNIEFRRGTLTNMPFDSNSIDKAISNCVINLEPDKQKTYDELYRILKSGGKFYISDIILKKDLPKEWRKSEKMHCT
- the deoC gene encoding deoxyribose-phosphate aldolase, giving the protein MEINKYIDHTILKATAQKKDIKKLCDEAKEYKFFSVCVNGANVKYAYEQVKDSDVKVAAVVGFPLGAMSKDVKVFEAKKAIEDGASEIDMVINVAALKDGEYAYVEQEIREIKEAIGNNVLKVIIETCYLTDEEKKKACELSLNAKADFVKTSTGFGTGGATFDDVKLMKSIVGDKAQVKASGGVKDLITAQKYIELGATRLGTSSGIEIIKGLEVEEGKY